Within Gemmatimonadota bacterium, the genomic segment TTTTGCCCGGGCACTTCCACCCAAACATTGCCCTGCTGGTCTTGTTTTGGTGCATGCCCCAAATCGGCAATGCGATCCATAATAACCCGGGCCATAAGTTCTTCGCGGCCCGATGGTGCGGGAACGCGCAAAAGGTCTGACAGCAGACGTACATTGGGATCATCTTGAGGATAAGACATAAAATGTCACCTTTTCGTTTCAGGATTATTATCGACCACTAAGAATACGCTGGCGCGTGCAATTTATCAAGTGCTTTCAAAATTCATGAAGCCTTTTGGTGTGTTATCCGTCCAATGATTTGACATAAAGCCTTATACCCTTCCATGTGAGAAAAATGATGGACCGTCAGTCTTCCTTATTGCCGCGCATTTCAGTGAATCGCCCCGTTACGGTTGCGATGTGTCTGGTCGCGTTATTACTGGTGGGTATTATGGCCTATTTCCGCGTACCGGTGAAATTTTTTCCCTCGGGATTTACACCGGCTTTTTTGTATGTGGATATTGAATACAATCACCGCAACGCCTCGCCCCAGGAAGCCGAACAACAAATCGCCCGCCCACTGGAAGAACAGTTGCGCGCGGTAAAGGGCATAAAGAAAATTCGCACGTACAGCGCGTCTTATGGCGTGGATGCGCCCATTGAGTTTCAGCCCGATACAGATATGGTCCTGGCTTATAATCAGGTGGTAGATCGCCTTGAGCGTCTCAAATTAGAATTGCCAGAAGATGTTCGCGATCAAGTCTATGTGTATAAATTTAATACAGATAGCTGGTCCATTATGTGGGCGGGCGTCTCTCTGGCCCCATCGGTTGTCGATCCCTATAAGTTCTTAAACCTGCATGTGAAACGGCACTTAGAACGAATCGAGGGCGTGGGCAGAGTCAGCTTTTGGGGCGTGGATGAAAAAGAAGTTATGATTGAACTCAATCACGAGCGATTGATGGCCCGGGGAGTGGATTTGGGAACGATGGTGCAATCGCTGCGATCGGACAACTTCGCGCTTTCGGTCGGGCATGTGCGCGAAGGCGGCAAGCGATTTTTTGTGCGCTCACTCGCCAAATATCAAAGTGTAGATGAAATCAAAAATATTCTCATTCGCACCCCCCGGAGCGAAGTGCGCCTTGGAGATGTATCAGACATAGTTTACGACATCCCCGGACGGTCATGGTATCAGCGCATTGATGGACGAGAAGCCGTATCAATAGCGATTTATCAAGAATCGGGCGCCAATATTGTAGAAGTATGCGAGCGCGTGGTGGCGGCTTTTCAGGAGATTGAAAGCGATCCGTCGATGGAAAAAAAGATCGCTTTTAATGTATTTTTTAATCAGGGCGAATACATCAGCGATTCAATTCGCAATTTGGAAACCACAGGACTTTGGGGCGGGTTATTTGCCGCGATGGTTCTGCTATTCTTTTTGAAAACATTGCGCATGACAGCGATTATCACCCTATCTATTCCCCTGTGTGTGATGATTACGATTACAGCACTTTATTTTCTCGGCTGGTCGCTCAATGTGCTGACCATGATGGGCCTGATGGTAGGCGTGGGGATGGTGGTCGATAATGCCATTGTGATCCTGGAAAATATCTATCGCATGCGCGGCAAAGGACTACCCGCCAAAGAAGCGGCCATCGCAGGTGCCGGCGAAGTCGGGTTGGCAATCACCATGGCAACGCTGACAACCGTTGTCGTGTTTTTGCCGCTAATGCTGATGAGCGGCAGTGTAGAACTGACCTTTTTCCTCGCGCGCATTGGTGTACCGGTTGTGGTCGCGCTTGTGGGATCGCTATTTGTGGCACTCATTTTTATTCCACAGGCATCATTGCGTTTTGGAGGTTCCCAGATCAAAGCCGACCCATCGATCATTCAGCGCATGCGCCATTATTACGCGCGCATGCTGAACTGGACACTCACCCATCGGCGCGATGCATTTTTGATCGCTCTCGCCCTGCTCGGAAGCATCAGCTATCCAATGAACGAACTCAAGCGCGGCGATTCAGACGGCAGCATGCTCAATGATTTTCGCATCGAGTTTAGTTTTCCAAAGGATTTTGGCATTCGAGATGCCAGCGACACAATCGCAGAAGTCGAGGGTTTTTTAGATGCCCGCCGCGAGAAATACGGCATAGAGACCATGCGCGTGTGGTTCAGATCTACGTATGGCTCTATTCACGTCTTTCTGAAAAAGACCAATGAAGCCTGGTGGCAGACAACCTATAAATCCGTACGCGCATTGATCGGTATTCCCATACAACAGCACTTACCCCGCAACGCCGTGATCGAAGACCTGAAAAAACACGCCCCCCAATTTGTAGGTGTCAAAGTGGCTGTACAGGGGCAAGGCAGGAGCGGTGGTGAAGGCGGTGATTCTGCCGTTTCACTGGCTCTCTATGGGGATAATGTCGATGTACTCGCGAATCTGGTGCAAGAGGTTGACCGACGGCTAAAAGAAATCCCCTCGGTCATAAGCGTAGATTCAGACCTGGAACGCGCCAATGATGAAGTACAGGTCATTATCGACCGGGAACGCGCACAAAAATTTGGACTCGTAGCTCGAGACGTGGGACGCAGCATTGGTTTCGCGCTCCAGGGCGTACAATTGCCCTATCTCCAGTCTGACAACCACGAAATCAGGGTGCGGCTGTATTTGGAAAAATTGAACCAGCAAACACTGCAACGCCTGAAGCGTTTGACTTTTCCGGCTGAAACGGGCGCACAGGTTTCATTGCTGGACTTTGCCACCCTGCGCGTAGATCAAGGACGCGGCACCATCAGGCGAGAAGATGGCAAAACGCGGTTGCGGGTGCGGGCTTTTACGACCAAAGAAGATATCAAAGAACTGTATGGAGAAATTGACCGCGCAATGGAAGGATTTGAAATGCCGCGCGGTTATACCTGGGACAAAGGGGAAAGATATTCCAAGCTGCGGGAAGAAGATTATACCATGTATTTCGCCGCGATTATGGCCGTGACCTGTGTCTTCCTGTTGATGGGCGTTTTGTTCGAATCTTTTATACTGCCATTTTCTGTTTTGTTTTCCATCCCTTTTGCCTTTCTGGGCGTTTATTGGA encodes:
- a CDS encoding efflux RND transporter permease subunit; the encoded protein is MMDRQSSLLPRISVNRPVTVAMCLVALLLVGIMAYFRVPVKFFPSGFTPAFLYVDIEYNHRNASPQEAEQQIARPLEEQLRAVKGIKKIRTYSASYGVDAPIEFQPDTDMVLAYNQVVDRLERLKLELPEDVRDQVYVYKFNTDSWSIMWAGVSLAPSVVDPYKFLNLHVKRHLERIEGVGRVSFWGVDEKEVMIELNHERLMARGVDLGTMVQSLRSDNFALSVGHVREGGKRFFVRSLAKYQSVDEIKNILIRTPRSEVRLGDVSDIVYDIPGRSWYQRIDGREAVSIAIYQESGANIVEVCERVVAAFQEIESDPSMEKKIAFNVFFNQGEYISDSIRNLETTGLWGGLFAAMVLLFFLKTLRMTAIITLSIPLCVMITITALYFLGWSLNVLTMMGLMVGVGMVVDNAIVILENIYRMRGKGLPAKEAAIAGAGEVGLAITMATLTTVVVFLPLMLMSGSVELTFFLARIGVPVVVALVGSLFVALIFIPQASLRFGGSQIKADPSIIQRMRHYYARMLNWTLTHRRDAFLIALALLGSISYPMNELKRGDSDGSMLNDFRIEFSFPKDFGIRDASDTIAEVEGFLDARREKYGIETMRVWFRSTYGSIHVFLKKTNEAWWQTTYKSVRALIGIPIQQHLPRNAVIEDLKKHAPQFVGVKVAVQGQGRSGGEGGDSAVSLALYGDNVDVLANLVQEVDRRLKEIPSVISVDSDLERANDEVQVIIDRERAQKFGLVARDVGRSIGFALQGVQLPYLQSDNHEIRVRLYLEKLNQQTLQRLKRLTFPAETGAQVSLLDFATLRVDQGRGTIRREDGKTRLRVRAFTTKEDIKELYGEIDRAMEGFEMPRGYTWDKGERYSKLREEDYTMYFAAIMAVTCVFLLMGVLFESFILPFSVLFSIPFAFLGVYWTLFATQTPMAGLAMVGIIVLIGVVVNNAIVLVDMVNRLRAEGMHRTAAIMEAGANRFRPIMMTTFTTVCGLLPMALGSSKVLGQPYAPMGFTMIGGLLSSTLLTLLLVPLFYTFLDDLRSALKRLTNSAFNALKISDTQAADMAD